A stretch of the Vigna radiata var. radiata cultivar VC1973A chromosome 7, Vradiata_ver6, whole genome shotgun sequence genome encodes the following:
- the LOC106767534 gene encoding uncharacterized protein LOC106767534, translated as MVLSATTIGALLGLGTQMYSNALRKLPYMRHPWEHVVGMGLGAVFVNQLLKWEAQVEQDLDKMLEKAKAANERRYIDGDDD; from the exons atGGTTCTCAGTGCAACGACGATCGGCGCGTTACTTGGTTTGGGAACCCAGATGTACTCGAATGCTCTCCGCAAACTCCCCTACATGCGCC ATCCGTGGGAGCACGTCGTGGGAATGGGGTTGGGCGCTGTTTTTGTGAACCAGCTTCTCAAATGGGAGGCCCAGGTCGAACAGGACCTCGACAAGATGCTTGAAAAGGCCAAAGCCGCCAACGAAAGACGTTACATag